The DNA segment TCAAGTTGCTGGCGAACTTGACCACTACGATTACGGAAGACGCTGATCCATACAGATGTATCAATCAGCAACATAACGAGTTTCACGTAGGGCTTTATAATCAAAATCTGGGGCAAATTGAATCTGTCCCGCAAGGTCGAGAAGGTTTTTCTTACGGCGCGATCTCACGAATTCTTGTAGAGCAAGATTCATCAGTTCTTCTTGGGTGGTGAGGTTAGTCAGTTGAAAAGCTTCGTTGAGAAGCGATTCATCAAGGTTAAGGGTAATTTGCATAGATATGGATATTGGATTGAAGTAGGCATAATTATTCTCTTTACATTTTAACCAAATAGATGACCAACCCACCTCTGGGCATATCTTTGTTAGTTGGCTGAAGTCTTATGTATCACTACCAATATCTCCCAACAGTCCGCTCCAGCCGGGTTGTTATGCGGCGATCGCCATTGACTAGCCACAGAACAAAGACAACCTTGAGACTCCAGTCCATACTTAAAGCGCCTTAAAGTATCTAGCCACTGGGAAAAGCTCAAAACCTGCCTTCTCATAAGTGTGACGTGCTGGAGCATGACCAGGATCACCTGCCGTCTCAACCATCGCAATAGACATCCCAGCATCTTTCATCTGATCTAAAGCAAATTCTATCAAAGCGCTGCCAATGCCATGACCTTGAAAATCTGGATCGACAGCAACCATGTAGATTTCACCCATACTGTCTTCTGAGTGTAGTTTCATAGCGACAAAGCCCACAGTAGAGCCTTCATCGATCGCAACCCATACATTCGTGTCTTCCGCAGCACAGACATCCTCAACAGATTTTTGCTGACTCACTTGCCATTGATTGGGATAGAACGCCTGATATACATCAGCATTCATAACGCTCTGAAGTGAATCAAAGACCGGAGTCCATGCCCGAAGCGAAAGCCGAACAACAGCCTCAAGATGATGGGGGGTGTATGCTTCAATGTGCATTTTGATGTCGCAACAAAAATCTGTGAACTTCGCCAAGCATAGTACAAAATACTACAAAACAATATCGTCTAAATTTTGGATACTCACAGATAGCCTTTAAACTGCTACCCTACCCAGAATTGAGCCACATAACTATATTATTATACGGAAAGTTTCCGTATAATTTTTTGTCAATCCTAATATATCAAGCATTACAACGAACTCCTGTCTGAATATACGGAAAACTTCTTTTTTACATCCCTGCCTGGGTATTATGCCAGATTTCTTCGTGATTTTTTATACCTATACTCATGTTCTGAATCGGGGTGGTAAGGCTGTGCGTAGCCCCCTTGATTAGAAATACTGGCATATATTTTGCATGAATTTTGAACACCTAAAATGGTACAAAGTTAACACCCTAGCTCATAGCCATAACACCACACAGCAGGCAAGTGGATTGCTGATGGGTATTCTGCTTCATCTTCCACCAGTAAAATTCGCATCGCCTTAATGCAAGGGTTAAGCAATTACTTTGCTTTCATCACAAAGAGAAATAATTTGGTTTATAAAAGCTTTCAGTTCTGGACAAGCTTGAATGGCAACTATCAAATCATTTTTCTCCAAAATTTTTTTGCCATGAATGGGCTTGTTATAATCTTGCCTTCCTCCTGATTTGAAAATTTCTTTAAGATGGTAGGAAGGCGGTTGCTGGTGATTTACAGTTTCAGGAGAACCACTAGGAGCAGAGCGGTTATGTTTTGCTAAGGATTGGATAGTTTTCCAGTACGGGAGGAGCCATGCTTCAAAGTCATGCAGTGCTGTGTGAGGATAAAATTTGGGGTTGTTACCAGCCCACTTCATCATTTGGGCTTTAGCATCAGCTGCATCTTGAAAATCTTTAGTTCCTGTATACACGTCTGTGAGAGCAATTACAGCATCATAAACACTATTACCGGTCAGTAAATTTTCAACTACACGCCTGAGTTTTTCTTCTTTAGGAATTCGACCGTTTTGCGGAATAAACTTGAGCTTTGGCATTTGTTGTCCTAAACGAGTTTGGAGAAACTTACGTAGTTCTTCTCTAAAAGCTACCTCAGTAGCCCCTTCAACTAAGATGGCAATTTTCATGGGCGACCACCCATTAAATTCATCGCCCAAACTTGATCAAGGCTGTAGTCTTCTAACCATTTATCTAAATCAAGCGTATCTGCCCAAGTCATTCTTGCCTCACCTTCCTCAAGATCACAAATTAAAACTTCATGTGGTTCAAGAAACCTAATGAGTCGATCTGAATGGGTTGCTACTATAAGCTGTGTATATTTTGAAGCTTCTCTCATCCAATAAACTAAATGTCTCAAAAGCTCAGGATGCAAGCTAACTTCTGGCTCATCTAGTAAAGTAATTGTTGTTAAACTCTGGCTTTGTAAAAGGGTCACTAGCCAAAGGAAACGTAGCGTTCCTTCTGATAATTCATGCACATATATGGGTTGAGAAAAGTTTCTGTCTGTCCAAGTCATGGAAATAGTTCCGGCGGCGACAGGAGGGAAGTTTAACCTCTCAAAATCTGGAAATGCTGTAGAAACAACATCCTCTACCATTTCAAAACGATCTCCATCTGTTTCCCGAAGATCATAGAGACAGGAAACTAAGTCTTCACCACTTGCACCAGGTAGCTTGGCAGGGCGCATTGGCTGAGGCAAGCGAATCGGGCTTTTCTCAGAAACATCAAGCGCTCCATAGTAAGTGCAAGAAGCAAGACTTTTTCTCAAGTTCTCAGGTTCACGATACATTTTAGGAACTTGAGAGAGTGATGTTTCAAGCGGATTATGTTCCCAATTTGGTCTTAAAAGCCCACTACCTTCCTGAAAATATTTGATATCTAATCCATGCGATTCAATATATTTAAACGGTTCAGACTTGTTTGGATTTCGTTGCTGTGTTAAAGTTTCGTTTCTAATTTCGTAAGATAGTCCTTTAGGAGACAAGGTTAAACCATACTTCAAAGGTTGCTCTTGTGGGACTCTCATGGAAACTTCAATTTCAAGCTCCTGCGCTTTGCCTCTGGTTAAAATCTCATTTAA comes from the Nostoc sp. PCC 7120 = FACHB-418 genome and includes:
- a CDS encoding AAA family ATPase, whose protein sequence is MDRFENISVRGFRRFRQIDLEMRDLIVMIGANGAGKTSFLDVLSTLAASANGKLQETLQSKGGLNEILTRGKAQELEIEVSMRVPQEQPLKYGLTLSPKGLSYEIRNETLTQQRNPNKSEPFKYIESHGLDIKYFQEGSGLLRPNWEHNPLETSLSQVPKMYREPENLRKSLASCTYYGALDVSEKSPIRLPQPMRPAKLPGASGEDLVSCLYDLRETDGDRFEMVEDVVSTAFPDFERLNFPPVAAGTISMTWTDRNFSQPIYVHELSEGTLRFLWLVTLLQSQSLTTITLLDEPEVSLHPELLRHLVYWMREASKYTQLIVATHSDRLIRFLEPHEVLICDLEEGEARMTWADTLDLDKWLEDYSLDQVWAMNLMGGRP
- a CDS encoding GNAT family N-acetyltransferase — protein: MHIEAYTPHHLEAVVRLSLRAWTPVFDSLQSVMNADVYQAFYPNQWQVSQQKSVEDVCAAEDTNVWVAIDEGSTVGFVAMKLHSEDSMGEIYMVAVDPDFQGHGIGSALIEFALDQMKDAGMSIAMVETAGDPGHAPARHTYEKAGFELFPVARYFKAL
- a CDS encoding type II toxin-antitoxin system VapB family antitoxin produces the protein MQITLNLDESLLNEAFQLTNLTTQEELMNLALQEFVRSRRKKNLLDLAGQIQFAPDFDYKALRETRYVAD
- a CDS encoding DUF4276 family protein, producing the protein MKIAILVEGATEVAFREELRKFLQTRLGQQMPKLKFIPQNGRIPKEEKLRRVVENLLTGNSVYDAVIALTDVYTGTKDFQDAADAKAQMMKWAGNNPKFYPHTALHDFEAWLLPYWKTIQSLAKHNRSAPSGSPETVNHQQPPSYHLKEIFKSGGRQDYNKPIHGKKILEKNDLIVAIQACPELKAFINQIISLCDESKVIA